Proteins from a genomic interval of Bacteroides sp. AN502(2024):
- a CDS encoding xylulokinase, with the protein MFLLGYDIGSSSVKASLVNAETGKCVSSAFFPKTEANIIAVNPGWAEQDPESWWENLKLATQAIMTESGVSAAEIKAIGISYQMHGLVCVDKNQHVLRPAIIWCDSRAVPYGRKAFETIGEERCLSHLLNSPGNFTASKLAWIKENEPAIYEQIYKIMLPGDYIAMKLSGEICTTVSGLSEGMFWDFKHNRVADFLMDYYGFNSSLIADIKPTFAEQGCVSAIAAEELGLKKGTPITYRAGDQPNNALSLNVFNPGEIASTAGTSGVVYGVNGEVDYDPQSRVNTFAHVNHTMDQTRLGVLLCINGTGILNSWVKRNIAPEGISYNEMNVLASKAPIGSAGISILPFGNGAERMLNNKEIGCSICGLDFNTHSRHHMIRAAQEGIVFSFKYGIDIMEQMGIPVKMIHAGHANMFLSSIFRDTLAGVTGATIELYDTDGSVGAAKGAGIGAGIYKDNNEAFATLDKLDVIEPNVAKRQEYADAYAKWKYRLEKSMTGSIPASVLSTDK; encoded by the coding sequence ATGTTTTTATTAGGTTATGACATAGGTAGCTCGTCTGTAAAAGCGAGTTTGGTAAATGCTGAAACAGGTAAATGTGTATCATCGGCATTTTTTCCGAAAACGGAGGCAAATATCATTGCAGTGAACCCCGGGTGGGCGGAACAAGATCCGGAAAGTTGGTGGGAAAACTTAAAATTGGCTACACAGGCTATTATGACAGAATCCGGAGTGAGTGCTGCTGAAATTAAAGCCATTGGTATCTCTTATCAGATGCATGGATTGGTATGTGTTGATAAGAATCAGCATGTCCTGCGTCCTGCTATTATCTGGTGTGACTCCCGTGCGGTACCATACGGCCGGAAAGCGTTTGAAACAATCGGAGAGGAGAGATGTCTTTCTCATTTGTTGAACTCACCGGGAAACTTTACAGCTTCCAAGTTGGCATGGATTAAAGAAAACGAACCTGCCATTTATGAGCAGATTTACAAGATAATGCTGCCGGGTGATTATATTGCCATGAAGTTGAGTGGAGAAATTTGCACAACCGTTTCCGGACTTTCGGAAGGTATGTTTTGGGATTTCAAGCACAACCGAGTGGCTGATTTCCTAATGGATTATTACGGATTCAACTCTTCTTTGATTGCAGATATTAAACCGACCTTCGCAGAGCAGGGATGCGTCAGTGCAATAGCTGCCGAAGAACTTGGATTGAAAAAAGGAACACCGATTACTTATCGTGCAGGTGACCAGCCTAACAATGCTCTCTCTCTGAACGTGTTCAACCCGGGTGAAATAGCTTCTACGGCGGGAACATCAGGAGTGGTTTATGGTGTGAATGGTGAAGTGGACTATGATCCGCAGTCACGTGTCAACACCTTTGCCCATGTCAATCATACGATGGACCAGACACGTCTGGGAGTACTGCTTTGCATTAATGGAACAGGTATTCTTAATTCATGGGTAAAACGGAACATTGCTCCCGAAGGAATATCTTATAATGAAATGAATGTGTTGGCTTCCAAAGCTCCTATCGGTAGCGCAGGAATCAGTATCCTGCCCTTTGGTAACGGTGCCGAGCGCATGTTGAACAATAAAGAAATCGGTTGTAGCATCTGTGGACTGGACTTCAATACACATAGTAGACACCACATGATTCGTGCCGCTCAAGAGGGTATCGTATTCTCTTTTAAATACGGCATTGATATCATGGAGCAGATGGGAATTCCCGTGAAGATGATCCATGCCGGACATGCTAATATGTTCTTGAGCTCTATCTTCCGCGATACGTTGGCGGGAGTTACAGGAGCTACTATCGAGCTTTATGATACAGACGGTTCTGTGGGGGCTGCGAAAGGTGCAGGTATCGGTGCAGGCATTTACAAAGATAACAATGAAGCGTTTGCTACGCTTGACAAACTGGATGTGATCGAGCCTAATGTGGCGAAACGGCAGGAATATGCCGACGCTTATGCAAAGTGGAAATATCGTCTCGAGAAGTCGATGACCGGTAGCATACCGGCTTCGGTTTTATCTACAGATAAATAA
- a CDS encoding NUDIX domain-containing protein, producing MQNLRKNTPLANNHISVDCVVIGFDGEQLKVLLVKRAGEDNGEVYHDMKLPGSLIYMDEDLDEAAQRVLYELTGLKNVNLIQFKAFGSKNRTSNPKDVRWLERAMQSRVERIVTIAYLSMVKIDRTLDKNLDDHQACWIALKEVKTLAFDHNLIIKEAMTYIRQFVEFNPSILFELLPRKFTAAQLRTLFELVYDKTVDVRNFHKKISMMEYVVPLEEKQQGVAHRAARYYKFDKKIYNKVRR from the coding sequence ATGCAAAATTTACGGAAAAATACACCTTTAGCAAACAATCATATATCAGTGGACTGTGTAGTGATTGGTTTTGACGGAGAACAGCTGAAAGTGTTGCTTGTAAAACGTGCAGGAGAGGATAATGGAGAAGTATATCACGATATGAAACTTCCCGGAAGTCTTATATATATGGATGAGGATCTGGATGAAGCGGCACAACGGGTTTTGTATGAACTGACAGGACTTAAGAATGTGAATCTGATACAGTTTAAAGCATTCGGCTCTAAAAACAGAACGAGTAATCCGAAAGATGTGCGTTGGCTGGAAAGAGCTATGCAGTCAAGAGTGGAACGTATTGTGACCATTGCATATTTGTCGATGGTAAAGATAGACCGTACATTGGACAAGAATCTGGACGATCATCAGGCTTGTTGGATTGCTTTGAAAGAGGTGAAAACATTGGCTTTCGATCATAATCTGATTATTAAGGAAGCGATGACTTATATTCGCCAGTTTGTAGAATTTAACCCTTCCATATTGTTCGAACTGCTTCCGCGCAAATTTACAGCTGCACAATTAAGAACTCTTTTTGAATTGGTATACGACAAAACTGTGGATGTACGCAACTTTCATAAGAAAATATCCATGATGGAATATGTGGTTCCTTTGGAAGAAAAACAACAAGGAGTGGCTCACCGTGCTGCCCGTTATTATAAATTTGATAAGAAGATATATAATAAGGTGAGAAGGTGA
- the thiD gene encoding bifunctional hydroxymethylpyrimidine kinase/phosphomethylpyrimidine kinase has product MDRHPVILSIAGSDCSGGAGIQADIKTISALGGYAASAITALTIQNTLGVRAVQSIAPDIVYGQIEAVMDDLQPVAIKIGMIHDIQIVRIIVDCLQKYTPEYVVYDPVMVSTSGQKLMTDETIEEIKKELLPLATLITPNINEATVLTGKNIHNIQEMQAAAKMLTDDYHTSVLLKGGHLEGDKMCDVLHTPESIYHIYEEKKIESRNLHGTGCTLSSAIATCLAKGYPIQESIQYAKTYITQAIIAGKDLNIGHGNGPLWHFPDSIAQMCTFCAVIS; this is encoded by the coding sequence ATGGATCGTCATCCAGTCATTTTATCCATTGCCGGTTCCGATTGTTCGGGAGGTGCGGGTATTCAGGCAGACATAAAAACAATCTCTGCTTTAGGAGGCTATGCGGCATCAGCCATTACTGCCCTCACCATACAAAACACATTGGGAGTACGTGCCGTACAATCCATCGCTCCTGATATTGTCTATGGGCAAATAGAAGCAGTGATGGATGACCTGCAACCGGTTGCCATAAAGATAGGGATGATTCATGATATTCAGATTGTACGTATCATTGTCGATTGCCTCCAAAAGTACACACCGGAATATGTCGTGTATGATCCGGTGATGGTATCTACCAGCGGACAAAAACTGATGACGGACGAAACTATAGAAGAAATAAAAAAAGAGTTGCTGCCACTTGCTACCTTAATTACGCCCAATATTAACGAAGCAACTGTGCTCACAGGCAAAAATATCCACAACATTCAGGAGATGCAGGCGGCTGCCAAAATGCTGACAGATGATTATCACACTAGCGTCTTGCTAAAAGGCGGACATCTGGAAGGAGATAAGATGTGTGATGTGTTGCATACGCCCGAATCCATCTACCATATATATGAGGAGAAAAAAATAGAAAGCCGTAACCTACACGGAACGGGATGTACCCTCTCCTCTGCTATTGCTACCTGTCTAGCCAAGGGCTACCCTATACAAGAATCCATCCAATATGCAAAAACATATATCACGCAAGCCATTATTGCAGGAAAAGACTTGAATATCGGTCATGGCAACGGTCCCTTATGGCATTTTCCAGACTCCATTGCACAAATGTGTACATTTTGTGCGGTTATATCATAA
- the fabD gene encoding ACP S-malonyltransferase, whose translation MKAFVFPGQGAQFVGMGKDLYENSALAKELFEKANDILGYRITDIMFNGTDEDLRQTKVTQPAVFLHSVISALCMGDDFKPEMTAGHSLGEFSALVAAGALSFEDGLRLVYARAMAMQKACEVTPSTMAAIIALPDEKVEEICATVNAEGEVCVPANYNCPGQIVISGSVPGIEKACELMKAAGAKRALPLKVGGAFHSPLMDPAKVELEAAIKATEIHTPKCPVYQNVDALPHTDPAEIKKNLVAQLTASVRWTQSVKNMVADGATDFTECGPGAVLQGLIKKIDGTVNAHSIA comes from the coding sequence ATGAAAGCATTTGTATTTCCCGGTCAAGGCGCTCAATTTGTGGGAATGGGCAAAGACCTGTATGAAAACTCAGCTTTAGCAAAAGAATTGTTCGAAAAAGCAAATGATATCCTCGGATATCGCATTACAGATATCATGTTCAATGGCACAGACGAAGACCTCCGGCAGACAAAGGTTACCCAACCTGCCGTATTCCTTCATTCTGTTATCTCCGCTCTTTGCATGGGGGATGATTTTAAACCGGAAATGACAGCAGGTCACTCACTCGGTGAGTTCTCCGCATTGGTCGCTGCCGGTGCGTTGAGTTTTGAAGATGGACTGAGACTCGTTTATGCTCGTGCAATGGCTATGCAAAAAGCTTGTGAAGTTACTCCTTCCACAATGGCTGCAATTATTGCATTACCGGATGAGAAAGTAGAAGAAATTTGTGCAACAGTAAATGCAGAAGGTGAAGTTTGCGTACCGGCCAACTACAACTGTCCGGGACAAATCGTGATTTCCGGTTCTGTACCGGGCATCGAAAAGGCTTGCGAACTAATGAAAGCTGCCGGAGCAAAGCGTGCTCTTCCACTGAAAGTGGGCGGTGCTTTCCATTCTCCGCTGATGGACCCTGCGAAAGTAGAATTGGAAGCTGCTATCAAAGCGACCGAAATACATACCCCCAAATGTCCGGTATATCAGAATGTGGACGCACTTCCACATACAGATCCTGCAGAAATCAAAAAAAACCTGGTTGCCCAGCTGACAGCTTCCGTACGTTGGACACAGTCTGTTAAGAATATGGTTGCCGACGGTGCTACTGATTTCACAGAGTGTGGTCCGGGTGCAGTACTTCAAGGACTGATTAAAAAGATTGACGGTACTGTCAATGCTCACAGTATTGCATAA
- a CDS encoding DUF4738 domain-containing protein: MMKNVAVSLMAIFFAACSVNKGSHSLQQEKENFGAKGLLQGIWLDDETESPLMQVEGDTIYYADVQSTPIAFKIIRDTLYTYGNDTTYYKIDKQTEHIFWFHSITDDVIKLHKSEDFNDSIYFVRQELVIPTYTEVTQRDSVVTYNGIRYRAYVYINPSKMKVVKTTYSEDGISMDNVYYDNVMHICVYEGKKSLFASDITKQMFGKVLPEDFLEQSILSDTKFVKVDRSGFHYQAVLAIPETSIYSIVNMEVSFKGDLIITSSK, translated from the coding sequence ATGATGAAAAATGTGGCTGTATCGTTAATGGCAATCTTTTTCGCGGCATGTAGCGTCAATAAGGGGTCTCATTCTCTCCAACAAGAGAAGGAGAATTTCGGTGCAAAAGGGCTGCTACAGGGAATTTGGCTGGACGATGAGACGGAGAGCCCGTTGATGCAAGTAGAAGGAGATACTATCTACTATGCAGATGTGCAAAGTACTCCCATTGCATTTAAAATAATAAGGGATACTCTGTATACTTATGGAAATGATACTACTTATTATAAAATAGATAAGCAGACAGAACATATATTCTGGTTTCATTCCATAACAGATGATGTAATTAAACTGCACAAATCCGAAGATTTTAATGATTCGATCTATTTTGTCCGTCAGGAATTAGTAATTCCGACATATACGGAAGTGACCCAACGAGATAGTGTAGTGACCTATAATGGCATTCGCTATCGTGCATACGTATATATTAATCCTTCCAAAATGAAAGTCGTCAAGACTACTTATTCCGAAGATGGGATTAGCATGGATAATGTGTACTATGACAATGTCATGCACATTTGTGTATACGAAGGTAAAAAGAGTCTGTTTGCCAGTGATATTACCAAGCAAATGTTTGGCAAAGTGCTTCCGGAAGATTTTCTGGAGCAATCTATCTTATCAGATACAAAGTTTGTGAAGGTAGATCGGAGCGGTTTTCATTATCAAGCAGTCTTGGCCATTCCGGAAACGTCCATATATAGTATTGTAAATATGGAAGTAAGTTTTAAAGGAGATTTGATCATCACTTCATCCAAATAA
- a CDS encoding UDP-glucose/GDP-mannose dehydrogenase family protein, with protein MKIAIVGTGYVGLVSGTCFAEIGVNVTCVDTNKEKIESLQKGNIPIYENGLEEMVLRNMKAKRLKFTTSLESCLDDVEVIFSAVGTPPDEDGSADLKYVLEVARTIGRNMKQYKLVVTKSTVPVGTASKVRAVIQEELDKRGVKVDFDVASNPEFLKEGNAISDFMSPDRVVVGVESARAEKLMSKLYKPFLLNNFRVIFMDIPSAEMTKYAANSMLATRISFMNDIANLCEIVGADVNMVRSGIGSDTRIGRKFLYPGIGYGGSCFPKDVKALIKTAEQNGYTMRLLTAVEEVNERQKSILCEKLVKLFNGDLQGKTVALWGLAFKPETDDMREAPALILIDKLLKAGCKVRAYDPAAMRECKRRIGDTIYYACDMYDAVLDADVLMLVTEWKEFRLPSWAVIKKTMSRQIVLDGRNIYDKKEMEELGFVYHCIGR; from the coding sequence ATGAAAATTGCAATCGTAGGAACAGGGTATGTGGGGCTGGTATCAGGCACATGTTTTGCTGAAATTGGTGTAAACGTAACATGCGTTGATACGAACAAAGAGAAAATCGAATCTTTGCAAAAGGGGAACATTCCAATTTATGAAAACGGATTGGAAGAGATGGTACTCCGTAATATGAAAGCAAAGCGATTGAAGTTTACAACCTCATTAGAAAGTTGTCTGGATGACGTGGAGGTTATATTCAGTGCAGTCGGCACCCCTCCGGATGAAGATGGCAGCGCTGATTTGAAATACGTGTTGGAGGTGGCCCGTACCATCGGACGTAATATGAAACAATATAAATTGGTAGTTACTAAAAGTACCGTTCCGGTGGGGACTGCCAGTAAGGTTCGCGCGGTTATTCAGGAAGAGTTGGATAAGAGAGGCGTGAAGGTTGATTTTGATGTGGCTTCTAATCCGGAATTCCTGAAAGAAGGAAATGCTATCAGTGACTTTATGAGCCCGGATCGTGTGGTGGTGGGAGTGGAGTCGGCACGTGCGGAGAAACTGATGTCCAAGTTGTATAAACCTTTCTTGTTGAATAATTTTCGTGTGATCTTCATGGATATTCCGTCTGCAGAAATGACTAAATATGCGGCAAATTCGATGCTGGCAACCCGTATCAGCTTTATGAATGATATCGCAAACTTATGTGAGATTGTTGGTGCGGATGTGAATATGGTGCGTAGTGGAATAGGGTCGGATACTCGTATCGGACGTAAATTCCTATATCCGGGTATCGGATATGGTGGTTCCTGTTTCCCTAAAGATGTGAAGGCATTGATTAAAACTGCGGAACAGAACGGCTATACCATGCGACTACTTACGGCTGTGGAAGAAGTGAATGAACGTCAGAAAAGTATCTTGTGTGAAAAACTTGTGAAACTGTTTAATGGTGATTTGCAAGGTAAGACTGTTGCTCTGTGGGGATTAGCATTTAAACCGGAAACGGATGATATGCGCGAGGCTCCGGCATTAATCCTGATTGACAAATTGCTGAAAGCCGGTTGTAAGGTGCGTGCGTATGATCCGGCTGCCATGCGAGAATGCAAGCGCAGGATTGGAGACACTATCTATTATGCTTGTGATATGTACGATGCAGTACTGGATGCTGATGTGTTGATGCTGGTTACCGAATGGAAAGAATTCCGTCTGCCTTCATGGGCTGTTATCAAGAAAACGATGTCTCGGCAGATTGTGCTGGATGGGCGTAATATATATGACAAAAAAGAGATGGAAGAGCTCGGATTTGTTTATCATTGTATTGGCAGATAA
- the rfbC gene encoding dTDP-4-dehydrorhamnose 3,5-epimerase, giving the protein MNYIQTEIDGVWLIEPKVFSDERGYFMEAYKKEEFDAHIGPVDFIQDNESKSSFGVLRGLHYQKGEYSQAKLVRVLKGEVLDVAVDLRKSSPTFGKYVSVLLSEENKRQFFIPRGFAHGFAVLSEEAVFTYKVDNKYAPQAEASILYNDETLGIDWPLAESQMLLSAKDREGTAFKDAVYFE; this is encoded by the coding sequence ATGAACTATATACAAACGGAAATAGACGGAGTATGGCTGATAGAGCCTAAAGTTTTCTCCGATGAACGGGGGTATTTTATGGAAGCCTATAAGAAAGAAGAGTTTGATGCCCATATCGGTCCTGTGGACTTTATACAGGACAACGAATCGAAATCATCTTTTGGCGTGTTACGCGGGTTGCACTATCAGAAAGGAGAATACAGTCAGGCGAAACTGGTTCGTGTTCTTAAAGGAGAAGTGCTGGATGTGGCTGTTGATTTGCGTAAATCATCGCCTACGTTTGGAAAGTACGTCAGCGTATTGCTTAGTGAGGAAAACAAAAGACAATTTTTTATACCTCGTGGTTTTGCTCATGGCTTTGCTGTCTTGAGTGAAGAAGCTGTTTTTACATATAAGGTAGATAACAAGTATGCTCCACAAGCCGAAGCTTCTATTTTATATAATGATGAAACATTGGGGATCGATTGGCCGTTGGCAGAGTCGCAAATGTTATTATCTGCGAAAGACAGAGAAGGAACTGCTTTCAAAGACGCCGTTTATTTTGAATGA
- a CDS encoding SPOR domain-containing protein, whose translation MIELAQHIETLLLENDCVIVPEFGGFVAHYSPATHVKEENIFLPPTRTIGFSPQLKLNDGVLVQSYMSAYETSFADASRIVEKEVNEFIGLLHEEGKAHLDNIGEIRYNIYGNYEFVPYDYKMATPSLYGLDSFEMHELSVLQQKEKVWIPTHTEKEKKTFEISINRAYLRNAAAMIAAIVLFFVFSTPVENTDVQKNNYAQLLPGELFEQIEKQSVAVTPVLVKNDVAVAQQTKKSPASSKTSSNPKLTANKIQTSRPIAVKEVKVSRQEPTPTLTSVKPQADNHPYHIIVAGGISFKDAEAMATQLKSEGFADAKALNTDGKVRVSISSFNNRGEATKQLLELRKNETYKNAWLLVK comes from the coding sequence ATGATTGAATTGGCACAACATATAGAGACTTTACTATTGGAAAATGACTGCGTCATTGTTCCGGAATTTGGTGGTTTCGTAGCGCATTACTCGCCGGCAACCCATGTAAAGGAAGAAAATATATTTTTACCCCCTACCCGCACAATCGGCTTTAGTCCGCAATTAAAACTGAATGACGGTGTATTGGTACAATCTTATATGTCAGCGTACGAAACGAGTTTTGCTGACGCCAGCCGCATCGTAGAAAAGGAAGTAAACGAGTTCATCGGTCTCCTTCATGAAGAAGGGAAAGCCCATTTGGATAATATAGGCGAGATTCGTTATAACATTTATGGCAACTATGAGTTTGTTCCTTATGACTATAAGATGGCGACTCCTTCATTATACGGTCTTGACTCCTTCGAAATGCACGAACTTTCCGTTCTTCAACAGAAAGAAAAAGTATGGATACCGACTCATACCGAAAAGGAAAAGAAAACCTTTGAAATTAGTATCAACCGTGCATATCTTCGCAATGCTGCAGCGATGATTGCTGCCATCGTTTTGTTCTTCGTTTTTTCAACTCCGGTAGAGAATACCGATGTTCAAAAGAACAACTATGCGCAATTATTGCCCGGCGAGCTTTTTGAGCAAATAGAAAAGCAATCGGTTGCAGTAACTCCTGTTCTTGTAAAAAACGATGTTGCAGTTGCACAACAAACCAAGAAGTCTCCTGCTTCAAGCAAGACCTCATCTAATCCAAAGCTAACGGCAAATAAAATACAAACATCAAGACCTATTGCCGTAAAAGAGGTAAAAGTTAGCAGACAGGAACCAACTCCTACCCTTACATCAGTTAAACCGCAAGCGGATAATCATCCTTACCATATTATTGTAGCAGGTGGAATTAGTTTTAAGGATGCAGAAGCTATGGCAACCCAATTAAAATCAGAGGGATTTGCAGATGCAAAAGCTCTGAACACTGATGGCAAAGTACGTGTCAGTATCAGTTCATTCAACAACCGTGGTGAAGCGACCAAGCAATTACTTGAACTGAGAAAAAACGAAACTTATAAAAATGCCTGGTTACTGGTTAAATAA
- a CDS encoding FHA domain-containing protein encodes MKRVLCPKCENYLYFDETKYSEGQSLVFECEHCGKQFSIRLGKSKVKALRKEEDLEEEAASHKEEFGYITVIENVFGFKQLLPLQEGDNVIGRRCIGTDISTPIESGDMSMDRRHCIINIKRNKQGKLVYTLRDAPSLTGTFLMNEILGDKDRVRIEDGAIVTIGATTFILHTAKQEK; translated from the coding sequence ATGAAACGAGTTCTTTGTCCCAAATGCGAGAATTATCTTTATTTTGATGAAACCAAGTATAGCGAAGGGCAATCGCTGGTATTTGAATGCGAACATTGTGGCAAGCAATTCAGTATCCGGCTAGGAAAAAGTAAAGTTAAAGCTCTTAGAAAAGAAGAAGATCTGGAAGAAGAAGCTGCATCTCACAAAGAAGAATTCGGATATATCACTGTTATTGAAAATGTATTTGGCTTTAAACAGTTGCTTCCCTTGCAAGAAGGTGACAATGTCATAGGCCGCCGTTGTATCGGAACAGACATTAGTACTCCCATTGAAAGTGGTGATATGAGCATGGATCGACGCCATTGCATCATTAATATAAAACGTAACAAGCAAGGAAAGTTAGTCTACACGTTACGAGATGCTCCCAGCCTCACAGGCACTTTCCTCATGAATGAAATTCTAGGAGATAAAGACCGTGTACGTATCGAAGATGGTGCTATTGTGACAATTGGGGCCACGACTTTTATTTTGCATACGGCTAAACAAGAAAAATAA
- a CDS encoding tagaturonate reductase, with protein sequence MKALNKETAPKTQRPERIIQFGEGNFLRAFVDWIIYNMNRKADFNSSVVVVQPIEKGMVDMLNAQDDLYHVNLQGLDKGEVVNSLTMIDVISRALNPYTQNEEFMKLAEQPEMRFVISNTTEAGIAFDPTCKLEDAPASSYPGKLTQLLYHRFKTFNGDKTKGLIIFPCELIFLNGHKLKETIYQYIELWNLGSEFKTWFEEACGVYATLVDRIVPGFPRKDIAAIKEKLQYDDNLVVQAEIFHLWVIEAPQEVAKEFPADKAGLNVLFVPSEAPYHERKVTLLNGPHTVLSPVAYLSGVNIVRDACQHEVIGKYIHKVMFDELMETLNLPKDELEKFANDVLERFNNPFVDHAVTSIMLNSFPKYETRDLPGLKTYLERKGELPKGLVLGLAAIITYYKGGVRADGAEIVPNDAPEIMNLLKELWTTGCTKKVAEGVLAADFIWGENLNKIPGLTEAVKANLDSIQEKGMLETVKGIL encoded by the coding sequence ATGAAAGCATTAAACAAAGAAACGGCTCCTAAAACACAACGTCCGGAGCGTATTATTCAATTTGGTGAAGGTAACTTTTTGCGTGCATTTGTAGATTGGATTATTTACAACATGAACCGGAAAGCTGATTTTAACAGCAGTGTAGTAGTGGTTCAACCCATTGAGAAAGGTATGGTCGATATGCTGAACGCACAAGATGATCTTTATCATGTTAATCTTCAAGGATTGGATAAAGGGGAGGTGGTTAACAGCTTGACAATGATTGATGTAATCAGCCGTGCGCTAAATCCATATACTCAAAATGAAGAGTTTATGAAGTTGGCGGAGCAACCTGAAATGCGTTTTGTTATTTCAAACACTACAGAGGCTGGTATTGCTTTTGATCCGACTTGTAAACTTGAAGATGCTCCTGCTTCATCTTATCCGGGTAAGCTGACTCAATTACTGTATCATCGTTTTAAAACATTCAATGGGGATAAGACAAAAGGTTTGATTATTTTCCCTTGCGAACTTATTTTCCTGAATGGTCATAAGTTGAAAGAAACCATTTATCAATATATTGAATTGTGGAACTTAGGTAGCGAGTTTAAAACTTGGTTTGAAGAAGCTTGTGGTGTATATGCAACATTGGTGGACCGTATTGTTCCGGGATTCCCGCGCAAAGATATTGCTGCTATTAAAGAAAAACTGCAATATGATGATAATCTGGTTGTTCAGGCTGAAATCTTCCATTTGTGGGTGATTGAGGCTCCGCAGGAAGTTGCGAAAGAGTTTCCGGCTGACAAGGCTGGCTTGAATGTATTGTTTGTACCGTCGGAAGCTCCTTATCACGAACGTAAGGTTACTTTATTAAATGGTCCGCATACTGTTCTTTCTCCGGTTGCTTATCTCTCGGGAGTGAATATTGTACGTGATGCCTGTCAGCACGAAGTGATTGGTAAATATATCCACAAGGTAATGTTTGACGAACTGATGGAAACTTTGAACTTGCCGAAGGATGAATTGGAGAAATTTGCAAATGATGTGTTGGAGCGTTTCAACAATCCCTTCGTGGATCATGCAGTAACCAGTATCATGCTGAATTCTTTCCCTAAATACGAAACTCGTGATTTGCCGGGATTGAAGACTTATTTGGAACGTAAAGGTGAACTTCCTAAAGGACTGGTGCTTGGTTTAGCTGCTATCATTACTTATTATAAGGGTGGTGTACGTGCTGATGGTGCTGAGATTGTTCCGAATGATGCTCCTGAAATCATGAACCTGTTGAAAGAACTTTGGACAACCGGTTGCACGAAGAAAGTAGCTGAAGGTGTTCTGGCAGCAGATTTTATCTGGGGAGAAAATTTGAATAAGATTCCGGGATTGACAGAAGCTGTGAAAGCAAACCTGGATTCTATTCAGGAAAAAGGAATGCTTGAAACTGTGAAAGGTATTCTGTAA